TTAAGTTGGCTTCTGTGTACAAAACTTTTGGTGCTTTATGGATGTTTGTAAACCATTCCAGTTTGTGGTTCAGTACTTGGCTCTATGTCCTCTACTGTGTTAAAATAATCAATGTCACCCAATGGTTGTTGTTACAAATCAAGCTCAGAATAACTGCGATGATCCCATGGCTGCTTCTAGGATCACTGCTAGTCTCTTCTGTAACTTCATTTCCTATATTATGGATTACACCCAACACCTACCTCTGCAGGTCAACGGGGAACTGTGGAGACAACAGCACTGCACATATCAGTAGCTGGGATAGTTCACATTTGTACCTGCTTCTTCTTTACTTTACaggttgcttttttcctctggtaCTATCTATGATAACTTCAGGTTTATTAATTAATTCTCTTTGGAAACACACCAAGAAGATGCAACGCTATGTACATAGTTTTAGGGATCCTCTGATAGATGTTCACATAATTGCCATTAAAtccattatttctttcctgatcTTATATATTTCCAGTTTTGTAGCTCAAATTCTTCTAACTTTGTCAACTTCTCAAAGCAAAGATTTTGTGAAGGTTGCGGTATCTTTAGTTGTAACTGGAGCATATCCTTCAATACACTCTATTATCCTTATCATAGTTAATTCAAAGCTGAAACTGGCACTCAGGATGCTTTGCCAACATTTTATATGTCATTTGGAAAAGGTGAATCTCTAAGTCCTGTACTACAGCTTAGGAGAAGCACGCTCAAGTTATAGACATTGAATGAAGATCTTATTGTTTCACTTACTTTGTTCTTGGTGGAATTTGTTAATAGTCAAAGAAAATTTGTCAAAATTTTTGtcaaaaaaagtcaaaatttctgtttcaaaacctCCCTAACATTTCATAGCATCAGAAATAACATgcctttttacctttttcttctattcttttCTATACAATTTTTACTCTCTCACAGTCTAATTTAgtagaggaggaagaagaagaaactgaaagaaaacagtgcacTGAACTAGCAAATCAAGTTCAAGATATGATTTTAAATTCTCAGTTCAAGACTGCCAGGCTCATGATACATTTGAATGAAAGTAAATAGGACTGAAACAGAGGTAAAAATTTACAGAATTCTCAAATACTGGTTATCTGCTAAGTGAACTTCTGCATGGGAAACATAAAATACGATGATACCAATGCTACACAAGATGTAGCTAGTCTTA
The Coturnix japonica isolate 7356 chromosome 1, Coturnix japonica 2.1, whole genome shotgun sequence DNA segment above includes these coding regions:
- the LOC107308499 gene encoding taste receptor type 2 member 40-like, which codes for MLPPVLIVSMCIVAIEVVVGFMGNGFITAVNSINWIKSRRISAADMILIFLSTSRFILQVTVMMYIHSLYFTDVFKLASVYKTFGALWMFVNHSSLWFSTWLYVLYCVKIINVTQWLLLQIKLRITAMIPWLLLGSLLVSSVTSFPILWITPNTYLCRSTGNCGDNSTAHISSWDSSHLYLLLLYFTGCFFPLVLSMITSGLLINSLWKHTKKMQRYVHSFRDPLIDVHIIAIKSIISFLILYISSFVAQILLTLSTSQSKDFVKVAVSLVVTGAYPSIHSIILIIVNSKLKLALRMLCQHFICHLEKVNL